One part of the Streptomyces lienomycini genome encodes these proteins:
- the paaB gene encoding 1,2-phenylacetyl-CoA epoxidase subunit PaaB has translation MSADKPQTYEKQGWPLYEVFVRGKRGLNHVHVGSLHAADDAMALTHARDLYTRRNEGVSIWVVRSEHIAASTRDEKDPFFAPSADKVYRHPTFYDIPDDVPHI, from the coding sequence ATGAGCGCCGACAAGCCCCAGACGTACGAGAAGCAGGGCTGGCCGCTGTACGAGGTGTTCGTGCGGGGCAAGCGCGGACTCAACCACGTCCACGTCGGCTCGCTGCACGCCGCCGACGACGCCATGGCGCTCACCCACGCCCGCGACCTCTACACCCGGCGCAACGAGGGCGTGAGCATCTGGGTGGTGCGCTCCGAGCACATCGCCGCCTCCACCCGCGACGAGAAGGACCCCTTCTTCGCCCCCAGCGCCGACAAGGTCTACCGCCATCCGACCTTCTACGACATCCCCGACGACGTCCCCCACATCTAG
- the paaE gene encoding 1,2-phenylacetyl-CoA epoxidase subunit PaaE, producing the protein MAPTAPVPAAPVRTRRRPAFHRLRVAAVERLCADAAAVSFEIPRELAGEFAFAPGQSLTLRREVDGRDERRSYSICAPAGSAPRIGVRVVPGGLFSAWLVEDVRPGDTVEVMAPTGLFTPDLTAPGHHVLIAAGSGITPMVSIAESVLAADDRSTVTLFYGNRRTDTVMFADELADLKDLHPTRFHLAHVLSREPREAEVLSGRLDAGRLSALVDSLVDVPAADHWWLCGPQGMVADAQQVLTGLGVPAERVHRELFFADDEPVREVRHEDSGPQGPVSEVTVTLDGRSTTSPLSRERSVLDGAQQTRPDLPFACKGGVCGTCRALVTDGSVDMRRNYALEAAEVDAGYVLTCQSYPVSEKVTVDYDS; encoded by the coding sequence ATGGCCCCGACCGCCCCCGTCCCGGCGGCCCCGGTGCGCACCCGCCGCCGGCCCGCCTTCCACCGTCTGCGCGTCGCGGCCGTCGAGCGGCTGTGCGCGGACGCGGCGGCCGTGAGCTTCGAGATCCCGCGCGAACTGGCCGGCGAGTTCGCCTTCGCGCCCGGTCAGTCGCTCACCCTGCGGCGCGAGGTGGACGGCCGGGACGAGCGCCGCTCCTACTCGATCTGCGCACCGGCCGGCTCGGCGCCGCGCATCGGGGTGCGGGTGGTGCCGGGCGGACTGTTCTCGGCGTGGCTGGTCGAGGACGTGCGGCCGGGCGACACCGTGGAAGTGATGGCGCCCACCGGCCTCTTCACCCCCGACCTGACCGCCCCCGGCCACCACGTCCTGATCGCGGCCGGATCGGGCATCACCCCGATGGTGTCCATCGCCGAGTCGGTGCTCGCCGCCGACGACCGCTCCACCGTCACCCTCTTCTACGGCAACCGCCGCACCGACACGGTGATGTTCGCCGACGAGCTGGCCGACCTGAAGGACCTCCACCCGACCCGCTTCCACCTCGCCCACGTGCTCTCCCGCGAACCCCGCGAGGCCGAGGTGCTCTCCGGCCGCCTGGACGCCGGACGACTCTCCGCGCTGGTCGACTCCCTGGTGGACGTGCCGGCCGCCGACCACTGGTGGCTGTGCGGCCCGCAGGGCATGGTCGCCGACGCCCAGCAGGTCCTGACCGGCCTCGGCGTCCCGGCGGAGCGCGTCCACCGGGAGCTGTTCTTCGCCGACGACGAGCCCGTGCGGGAGGTCCGTCACGAGGACAGCGGTCCGCAGGGGCCCGTCAGCGAGGTCACCGTCACCCTGGACGGCCGCTCCACGACCTCCCCCCTCTCCCGGGAGCGCTCCGTCCTCGACGGCGCCCAGCAGACCCGCCCCGACCTGCCCTTCGCCTGCAAGGGCGGGGTCTGCGGAACCTGCCGGGCCCTGGTCACCGACGGGAGCGTCGACATGCGCCGCAACTACGCGCTCGAGGCGGCCGAGGTCGACGCGGGCTATGTCCTGACCTGCCAGTCGTACCCGGTCTCCGAGAAGGTGACCGTGGACTACGACAGCTGA
- a CDS encoding CGNR zinc finger domain-containing protein: MRYIRPVASPLPPPSPLSSLSPLHDDWSTRHSVLTTARRTAALVNALAGDSPDPGQVADVLRAYGENDPVDLTPRDLAGMREAAALLREVFAAESADAAAHALNRLLGAHTGPLRLTSHRGAAPWHPHLDHDDDAPWPQWFLASSCMALTVLVWDRQRPPGRVCASGGCRNVFIARGSGPERRYCSRRCATRERVAAHRRRG, encoded by the coding sequence ATGCGTTACATTCGGCCGGTGGCCTCTCCTCTGCCCCCTCCCTCCCCTCTCTCTTCTCTCTCTCCTCTCCATGACGACTGGTCCACCAGGCACTCCGTCCTGACCACGGCCCGGCGCACCGCCGCCCTCGTCAACGCCCTCGCCGGGGACTCGCCCGACCCGGGCCAAGTCGCCGACGTGCTGCGCGCCTACGGCGAGAACGATCCCGTCGACCTCACCCCGCGCGACCTCGCCGGGATGCGCGAGGCCGCCGCCCTGCTGCGGGAGGTGTTCGCTGCGGAATCCGCCGACGCGGCCGCGCACGCGCTGAACCGCCTCCTCGGCGCGCACACGGGACCGCTCCGCCTGACGTCCCACCGGGGCGCCGCCCCCTGGCACCCCCACCTCGACCACGACGACGACGCGCCGTGGCCGCAATGGTTCCTGGCCTCGTCCTGCATGGCGCTGACGGTCCTGGTCTGGGACCGTCAGCGCCCGCCCGGCCGGGTGTGCGCGTCCGGCGGCTGCCGCAACGTCTTCATCGCCCGGGGCAGCGGTCCCGAGCGCCGTTACTGCTCGCGTCGCTGCGCGACCCGGGAGCGAGTCGCGGCGCACCGGCGCCGGGGCTGA
- a CDS encoding tellurite resistance TerB family protein encodes MAMWDKIKDQAKTFQQSQGTRGASGSGQGSHGPTAGGRPGSSSGGSKAQLLGMFKSQLASAKNELKSGAYRDASMALCALVAAADGQVEPAERQRVEELIVSNEVLQNFPADQLRQRFNQHVDRLLANFEQGRSEALQVIAKAAKKPEEARAVVQTGMVVAGADGTFEPSEQYAIREACTALNIPPSEFGV; translated from the coding sequence GTGGCGATGTGGGACAAGATCAAGGACCAGGCCAAGACCTTCCAGCAGTCCCAGGGCACTCGGGGAGCGAGCGGATCCGGGCAGGGATCCCACGGCCCCACCGCCGGCGGCAGGCCGGGTTCGTCCTCCGGCGGTTCCAAGGCCCAGCTGCTCGGGATGTTCAAGTCCCAGCTCGCCTCGGCCAAGAACGAACTCAAGAGCGGCGCCTACCGGGACGCCAGCATGGCACTGTGCGCCCTGGTGGCCGCGGCGGACGGGCAGGTGGAACCGGCGGAGCGGCAGCGCGTGGAGGAGCTGATCGTCTCCAACGAGGTGCTGCAGAACTTCCCGGCGGACCAGCTCCGTCAGCGGTTCAACCAGCATGTGGACCGGCTCCTCGCCAACTTCGAGCAGGGCAGGAGCGAGGCACTCCAGGTGATCGCGAAGGCCGCCAAGAAGCCCGAGGAGGCCCGCGCCGTCGTCCAGACCGGCATGGTCGTCGCCGGCGCCGACGGGACCTTCGAGCCGTCCGAGCAGTACGCGATCCGCGAGGCCTGCACGGCGCTCAACATCCCGCCCTCGGAGTTCGGCGTCTGA
- the paaC gene encoding 1,2-phenylacetyl-CoA epoxidase subunit PaaC, translating into MSDDHVYLTLAEGHEDDTRWAYGTGFEDPLHGVDTTVPEGVDAGELAAECVALADDALVSAQRLAEWVTRAPELEEEVALANIGLDLLGQARLLYSRAGQVDGTGRGEDAYAYFRDADDFRNIRLAELPGGDFAFAVVRLLVLSSWRLAHFRRLETHPDPVLAAVAAKGVKELTYHRQYAAEWCVRLGDGTEESHRRTRAALDEVAPYLGELHTAYDVRDEVADDLRQVTEAAGLTLPVHRPLPGSGRAGEHTEHLAPLLTELQGVARAHPEATW; encoded by the coding sequence ATGAGTGACGACCACGTCTACCTCACCCTGGCCGAGGGGCACGAGGACGACACCCGCTGGGCCTACGGCACCGGCTTCGAGGACCCGCTGCACGGCGTCGACACCACCGTGCCCGAGGGCGTCGACGCCGGTGAACTGGCCGCCGAGTGCGTGGCGCTCGCCGACGACGCCCTGGTGAGCGCCCAGCGGCTCGCCGAGTGGGTCACCCGCGCCCCGGAGCTGGAGGAGGAGGTGGCGCTGGCCAACATCGGCCTCGACCTCCTCGGCCAGGCCCGCCTGCTGTACTCCCGCGCCGGGCAGGTGGACGGCACCGGCCGCGGCGAGGACGCGTACGCCTACTTCCGCGATGCCGACGACTTCCGCAACATCCGCCTGGCGGAACTCCCGGGCGGCGACTTCGCGTTCGCGGTCGTGCGACTGCTGGTCCTCTCCAGCTGGCGCCTGGCCCACTTCCGGCGCCTCGAGACCCACCCCGACCCGGTGCTCGCGGCGGTCGCCGCCAAGGGCGTCAAGGAGCTGACGTACCACCGGCAGTACGCCGCCGAGTGGTGCGTGCGCCTGGGCGACGGCACCGAAGAGTCGCACCGCCGCACGCGCGCCGCGCTGGACGAGGTCGCCCCCTACCTCGGCGAACTGCACACGGCGTACGACGTACGGGACGAGGTCGCCGACGATCTGCGCCAGGTCACGGAGGCCGCCGGACTGACCCTCCCCGTCCACCGTCCGCTGCCGGGGTCCGGCCGCGCGGGCGAGCACACCGAACACCTGGCGCCGCTCCTCACCGAGCTGCAGGGCGTCGCCCGCGCCCACCCGGAGGCGACATGGTGA
- the paaI gene encoding hydroxyphenylacetyl-CoA thioesterase PaaI, producing the protein MSQATEQTPAEVMFAADEASRGLGIELVEHGEGTAVARMTVTPAMVNGHRIAHGGFLFLLADTAFACACNSHGPVTVAAGADIVFVAPAREGDVLVARAEERARFGRSGIYDVSVWRGDELIAEFRGRSRSARDDTARETPGTTTKESR; encoded by the coding sequence GTGTCGCAGGCCACTGAGCAGACGCCCGCGGAGGTGATGTTCGCCGCGGACGAGGCCTCACGGGGGCTGGGCATCGAGCTGGTCGAGCACGGCGAAGGGACCGCGGTGGCCAGGATGACCGTGACCCCGGCGATGGTCAACGGGCACCGGATCGCCCACGGCGGCTTCCTCTTCCTGCTCGCCGACACCGCCTTCGCCTGCGCCTGCAACAGCCACGGACCGGTGACGGTCGCGGCCGGCGCCGACATCGTCTTCGTCGCCCCGGCCCGCGAGGGCGACGTGCTGGTCGCCCGCGCCGAGGAGCGCGCCCGGTTCGGGCGCAGCGGCATCTACGACGTGAGCGTGTGGCGCGGCGACGAGCTGATCGCGGAGTTCCGCGGCCGCAGCCGCAGCGCCCGGGACGACACGGCGCGCGAGACGCCGGGCACGACGACGAAGGAGTCGCGATGA
- a CDS encoding flavin-containing monooxygenase codes for MRVCVIGAGLSGLAAAHALKERGISFVCLEKAPDVGGIWRQPGAGEQGPGYQTLHLNTAKQLTGYADFPMPSSYPLYPRHSQFAAYLRSFAEWAGLLGHVELRTEVVSVRRDADGMWTVVSRGADGAETSRRFEQVVVASGHHTDPALPDPLPAGADSFTGTILHSLDYRDGGDFAGRRVVVVGLGASAVDIAADLSRHAERTLLSVRRGLHVVPKQLFGMSVDEIAEAPWWNEMSFAERRQWVEQALLVARGRLSDYGLPEPDHPVFSSATTLSDEILSRIRHGAVTPKPAIASFDGDRVVFTDGSSEAADAVVYCTGFRMTFPFLPAGCPVSADGSVELYRRVVPADRPGLYFVGLVRPVGAITRLVEAQAEWVARIIDGAAPLPPAEEMREEIGTYLTGIVQRYGRTEGASIQVDVGPYLAEFREALPV; via the coding sequence GTGCGTGTGTGTGTGATCGGTGCAGGCCTGTCGGGGCTGGCGGCGGCCCATGCCCTGAAGGAGCGCGGCATCTCCTTCGTCTGCCTGGAGAAGGCACCCGACGTCGGCGGGATCTGGCGTCAGCCGGGAGCCGGCGAGCAGGGCCCGGGCTACCAGACCCTGCACCTGAACACCGCCAAGCAGCTGACGGGTTACGCGGACTTCCCCATGCCGTCCTCGTACCCGCTCTACCCGCGGCACAGCCAGTTCGCCGCCTACCTGCGGTCCTTCGCCGAGTGGGCGGGTCTGCTCGGTCACGTCGAGCTGCGGACCGAGGTGGTGTCCGTCCGCCGGGACGCGGACGGCATGTGGACCGTCGTCAGCCGGGGTGCGGACGGCGCCGAGACCTCGCGGCGGTTCGAGCAGGTGGTCGTCGCCTCGGGGCACCACACCGACCCCGCCCTGCCCGATCCCCTGCCGGCCGGCGCCGACTCCTTCACCGGAACGATTCTGCACTCCCTCGACTACCGCGACGGCGGCGACTTCGCCGGCCGGCGCGTGGTCGTGGTGGGCCTCGGCGCCTCCGCGGTGGACATCGCGGCGGACCTCTCCCGGCACGCGGAGCGGACCCTGCTGTCGGTGCGCCGGGGGCTGCACGTCGTACCCAAGCAGCTCTTCGGGATGTCGGTCGACGAGATCGCCGAGGCCCCCTGGTGGAACGAGATGTCCTTCGCCGAGCGGCGCCAGTGGGTGGAGCAGGCTCTGCTGGTGGCGCGCGGCAGGCTGTCGGACTACGGCCTGCCCGAGCCCGACCACCCGGTCTTCTCCTCCGCCACGACCCTCTCGGACGAGATCCTCAGCCGCATCCGGCACGGCGCGGTGACCCCGAAGCCCGCGATCGCCTCGTTCGACGGCGACCGGGTCGTGTTCACGGACGGCAGTTCCGAGGCGGCCGACGCGGTCGTCTACTGCACCGGCTTCCGCATGACCTTCCCCTTCCTGCCCGCCGGCTGCCCCGTCTCGGCGGACGGCTCGGTCGAGCTGTACCGGCGGGTCGTGCCGGCGGACCGGCCCGGTCTGTACTTCGTCGGGCTGGTGCGGCCCGTGGGCGCGATCACCCGGCTGGTGGAGGCCCAGGCGGAGTGGGTGGCGCGGATCATCGACGGCGCCGCCCCGCTGCCCCCGGCCGAGGAGATGCGCGAGGAGATCGGTACGTACCTCACCGGCATCGTCCAGCGCTACGGCCGGACCGAGGGCGCCTCGATCCAGGTCGACGTGGGCCCGTACCTGGCCGAGTTCCGGGAGGCGCTGCCCGTGTGA
- a CDS encoding alpha/beta hydrolase family protein: MSTPEAATHDARVMHRRSRPAVVAAALAAVFLGTLGNVSAAPARAAERPVTADCPPALAGKATCYTGQDANGAHYTMAVPHRWNGSLVVHAHGGPDLGDTSDPARSTEDLERWAVMVDQGYAWAGSSYRRGGYGARMAAADTENVRRVFTDRFGRPDRTYLHGQSWGGNVAAKAAETYGRRPGAYDGVLLTNGVLGGGSRGYDYRVDLRVVYQYYCHNHPRPSEPQYPLWQGLRAGSTMTTAGLRARLQECTGYASEAADRTAPQQRNLDDILAVTGIPERTLESHLRFATFTFRDIVTDRLGGRNPWSNRGVRYTGSHDDKALNAGVARFSADPTARRDLSWDSDLTGRVSLPVLTLHAIDDPTAFVEHEAAYRATLRGAGRDGNLVQTFTNEHEHSSLSDSEYANSLSALDSWVRTGHRPSPRAIAASCSAFDATYGEGCFYDPGFQPSAYASRVRPRPGGLAWPAMTAAQERAWSRIEGVGIAP; the protein is encoded by the coding sequence TTGTCCACACCCGAAGCAGCCACGCACGACGCCCGGGTCATGCACCGCAGAAGCCGTCCGGCGGTCGTGGCCGCCGCGCTCGCCGCCGTCTTCCTCGGCACCCTCGGCAACGTCTCCGCCGCCCCCGCACGGGCGGCCGAGCGGCCGGTGACCGCCGACTGCCCGCCCGCCCTCGCCGGGAAGGCCACCTGCTACACCGGCCAGGACGCGAACGGGGCCCACTACACGATGGCCGTGCCCCACCGCTGGAACGGCTCGCTCGTCGTGCACGCCCACGGCGGCCCCGACCTCGGCGACACCTCCGACCCCGCCCGCAGCACCGAGGACCTGGAACGCTGGGCGGTGATGGTCGACCAGGGATACGCCTGGGCCGGCTCCTCCTACCGGCGCGGCGGCTACGGGGCCCGCATGGCCGCCGCCGACACCGAGAACGTGCGCCGCGTGTTCACCGACCGCTTCGGCCGCCCGGACCGCACCTACCTGCACGGCCAGTCCTGGGGCGGCAACGTCGCCGCCAAGGCCGCCGAGACCTACGGCCGGCGCCCCGGTGCCTACGACGGGGTGCTGCTGACCAACGGCGTCCTCGGCGGCGGTTCGCGCGGCTACGACTACCGCGTGGACCTGCGGGTGGTCTACCAGTACTACTGCCACAACCACCCGCGGCCGAGCGAGCCGCAGTACCCGTTGTGGCAGGGCCTGCGCGCCGGTTCCACGATGACGACCGCCGGGCTGCGCGCCCGCCTCCAGGAGTGCACGGGCTACGCCTCCGAAGCGGCGGACCGGACCGCACCGCAGCAGCGCAACCTGGACGACATCCTCGCCGTCACGGGCATCCCCGAGCGCACCCTGGAATCACATCTGAGGTTCGCCACCTTCACCTTCCGGGACATCGTGACCGACCGGCTCGGCGGGCGGAACCCCTGGAGCAACCGGGGTGTGCGCTACACCGGCTCGCACGACGACAAGGCGCTCAACGCGGGCGTCGCACGCTTCTCGGCGGACCCCACCGCACGCCGTGACCTGTCCTGGGACAGCGACCTCACCGGCAGGGTCTCCCTCCCCGTCCTCACCCTGCACGCCATCGACGACCCGACGGCGTTCGTGGAGCACGAGGCGGCCTACCGCGCCACACTCCGGGGGGCCGGACGGGACGGGAACCTCGTCCAGACCTTCACGAACGAGCACGAGCACAGCTCGCTGAGTGACTCCGAGTACGCCAACTCCCTCTCCGCGCTGGACAGCTGGGTGCGCACGGGGCACAGGCCGAGCCCGCGGGCGATCGCCGCCTCCTGCAGCGCCTTCGACGCGACGTACGGTGAGGGCTGCTTCTACGACCCCGGCTTCCAGCCCTCCGCGTACGCCTCGCGGGTGCGGCCCCGGCCGGGCGGCCTCGCCTGGCCCGCCATGACCGCCGCTCAGGAGCGGGCGTGGAGCAGGATCGAGGGCGTGGGCATCGCGCCCTAG
- a CDS encoding GtrA family protein, which translates to MARLKASWAAGTRTPRTRRACAALRAVWSREVGWFVAIGVVSTGGQALLYWVLRLWWPPAVANLLSLLVLTVLNTEANRRLTFRHAATKPTRAHLGAGGLFLLGYLLTSGAVLWFTHRHPDASPAAETAVLAATSLAVTVVRFVVLRLAVFRGPEGRRG; encoded by the coding sequence GTGGCTCGGCTGAAGGCGTCGTGGGCCGCCGGGACCCGGACGCCGCGTACTCGCCGTGCCTGCGCCGCGCTGCGCGCGGTGTGGTCGAGGGAGGTCGGCTGGTTCGTCGCGATCGGCGTCGTGTCGACCGGGGGACAGGCCCTGCTGTACTGGGTGCTGCGCCTGTGGTGGCCACCGGCCGTCGCCAACCTGCTCTCCCTCCTCGTGCTGACCGTCCTCAACACCGAGGCGAACCGGCGCCTGACATTCCGGCACGCCGCCACCAAACCGACCCGCGCCCACCTGGGCGCCGGCGGCCTCTTCCTGCTCGGCTACCTGCTGACCTCCGGCGCCGTGCTGTGGTTCACGCACCGGCATCCCGACGCCTCGCCCGCCGCCGAGACCGCCGTCCTCGCCGCCACGTCCCTCGCCGTCACCGTCGTACGCTTCGTCGTGCTGCGGCTGGCCGTCTTCCGCGGACCCGAGGGCCGGCGCGGCTGA
- the paaK gene encoding phenylacetate--CoA ligase PaaK, translating into MSSEPTTGAAPAPRPGEPLPHDLLDDAERLTREQLRELQLDRLRATLRHAYDHVELYRKKFDAAGVTPEDCRSLADLSRFPFTTKADLRETYPFGMFAVPMADVRRLHASSGTTGRATVVGYTDNDLSMWADVIARSIRAAGGRPGHKVHISYGYGLFTGGLGAHYGAERAGCTVIPASGGQTARQVQIIQDFRPEIIMVTPSYLLTLLDEFERQGIDPRGSSLKVGIFGAEPWTEEMRREIEERMDIHAVDIYGLSEVIGPGVAQECVETKDGLHIWEDHFYPEVVDPLTDAVLPEGEEGEVVFTSLTKEALPVIRYRTRDLSRLLPGTARPAFRRMRKVTGRCDDMIILRGVNVFPTQVEEIVLRTPGVAPHFQIRLTARGRMDHMTVRVEARTDAGPEQREAAARAIGQGVKDGVGVTVEVEVVEPETLERSLGKIRRVWDMRST; encoded by the coding sequence ATGAGCAGCGAGCCGACGACCGGGGCGGCCCCGGCGCCCCGACCGGGCGAGCCCCTCCCCCACGACCTGCTCGACGACGCCGAGCGGCTCACCCGCGAGCAGCTCCGTGAGCTCCAGCTCGACCGCCTGCGCGCGACCCTGCGGCACGCCTACGACCACGTGGAGCTGTACCGCAAGAAGTTCGACGCCGCCGGGGTGACGCCCGAGGACTGCCGCAGCCTGGCGGACCTGTCCCGGTTCCCCTTCACCACCAAGGCCGACCTGCGGGAGACCTACCCCTTCGGCATGTTCGCCGTCCCGATGGCGGACGTACGGCGCCTGCACGCCTCCAGCGGCACCACCGGCCGCGCCACCGTCGTCGGGTACACCGACAACGACCTGTCCATGTGGGCCGACGTCATCGCCCGTTCCATTCGCGCCGCCGGCGGCCGCCCCGGCCACAAGGTGCACATCTCCTACGGCTACGGCCTGTTCACCGGAGGTCTCGGCGCGCACTACGGCGCCGAGCGCGCCGGGTGCACGGTGATCCCGGCGTCCGGCGGCCAGACGGCACGTCAGGTGCAGATCATCCAGGACTTCCGGCCCGAGATCATCATGGTCACCCCGTCCTACCTGCTCACCCTGCTCGACGAGTTCGAGCGGCAGGGCATCGACCCGCGCGGCAGCTCCCTGAAGGTCGGCATCTTCGGCGCCGAGCCGTGGACCGAGGAGATGCGGCGCGAGATCGAGGAGCGCATGGACATCCACGCCGTCGACATCTACGGCCTGTCCGAGGTGATCGGCCCGGGCGTGGCGCAGGAGTGCGTCGAGACCAAGGACGGACTGCACATCTGGGAGGACCACTTCTACCCCGAGGTGGTGGACCCGCTCACGGACGCCGTGCTGCCCGAGGGCGAGGAGGGGGAGGTCGTCTTCACCTCCCTCACCAAGGAGGCGCTCCCGGTGATCCGCTACCGCACGCGCGACCTGTCCCGCCTGCTGCCCGGCACGGCGCGGCCCGCCTTCCGCCGGATGCGGAAGGTCACCGGCCGCTGCGACGACATGATCATCCTGCGCGGGGTGAACGTCTTCCCCACCCAGGTCGAGGAGATCGTGCTGCGCACGCCCGGCGTCGCCCCGCACTTCCAGATCCGGCTCACCGCCCGCGGCCGCATGGACCACATGACCGTACGGGTCGAGGCCCGCACCGACGCCGGCCCAGAGCAGCGCGAGGCCGCCGCGAGGGCGATCGGACAGGGCGTCAAGGACGGCGTGGGCGTCACCGTGGAGGTGGAGGTCGTCGAGCCGGAGACCCTGGAGCGCTCGCTCGGCAAGATCCGCAGGGTGTGGGACATGCGGAGCACGTGA
- the paaD gene encoding 1,2-phenylacetyl-CoA epoxidase subunit PaaD — protein MVTGGPALLDAHRARHVAEQVPDPELPMLTLADLGVLRDVEVGEDGTVVASLTPTYSGCPAMAEMRADVAARLRRAGYARVEIRTVLDPPWTSDWITGSGRLKLAEHGIAPPGAAPRGPVSLVLSPTRPAVPCPRCGSADTEETSRFAATSCKALWRCRACREPFEYVKEI, from the coding sequence ATGGTGACCGGCGGCCCCGCACTCCTGGACGCCCACCGCGCCCGGCACGTCGCCGAGCAGGTGCCCGACCCCGAGCTGCCCATGCTGACCCTCGCCGACCTCGGCGTCTTGCGCGACGTCGAGGTCGGCGAGGACGGCACCGTGGTCGCGAGCCTGACCCCCACCTACTCGGGCTGCCCGGCGATGGCCGAGATGCGGGCGGACGTCGCCGCGCGGCTGCGGCGGGCGGGATACGCGCGCGTCGAGATCCGCACCGTCCTGGACCCGCCCTGGACCAGCGACTGGATCACCGGGTCGGGCCGCCTGAAGCTCGCCGAGCACGGCATCGCCCCGCCGGGGGCCGCACCCCGAGGCCCCGTCTCCCTGGTCCTGTCGCCCACCCGGCCCGCGGTGCCCTGCCCGCGCTGCGGGTCGGCGGACACCGAGGAGACCTCCCGCTTCGCCGCCACGTCCTGCAAGGCGCTGTGGCGCTGCCGGGCCTGCCGCGAGCCGTTCGAGTACGTCAAGGAGATCTGA
- the paaA gene encoding 1,2-phenylacetyl-CoA epoxidase subunit PaaA, with amino-acid sequence MTTTHAAEAPPPDAPDGLQEHFDATIARDQRVEPRDWMPDGYRKTLIRQIAQHAHSEIIGMQPEGEWITRAPSLRRKAILFAKVQDEAGHGLYLYSAAETLGADRDDLTERLIEGRQKYSSIFNYPTLSFADVGVIGWFVDGAAICNQVPLCRSSYGPYARAMVRICKEESFHQRQGYELLMTMMRGTDAQREMVQDAVDRWWWPSLMMFGPPDDASPNSARSMAWKIKRHSNDELRRRFVDMTVPQAEKLGVTLPDPELRWNEESGHHDFGTPDWDELMRVIKGDGPCNDRRMERRRTAHEEGAWVREAATAHAAKQAARAEKGAAA; translated from the coding sequence ATGACCACGACACACGCCGCCGAGGCACCGCCCCCGGACGCGCCGGACGGGCTCCAGGAGCACTTCGACGCGACGATCGCGCGCGACCAGCGCGTGGAGCCGCGGGACTGGATGCCCGACGGCTACCGCAAGACGCTGATCCGGCAGATCGCGCAGCACGCGCACTCGGAGATCATCGGCATGCAGCCCGAGGGCGAGTGGATCACCAGGGCGCCGTCGCTGCGCCGCAAGGCGATCCTGTTCGCCAAGGTCCAGGACGAGGCCGGGCACGGGCTCTACCTGTACTCGGCGGCCGAGACCCTCGGAGCCGACCGCGACGACCTCACCGAGCGGCTGATCGAGGGACGGCAGAAGTACTCGTCGATCTTCAACTACCCGACCCTGAGCTTCGCCGACGTCGGTGTGATCGGCTGGTTCGTGGACGGCGCCGCGATCTGCAACCAGGTGCCGCTGTGCCGCAGCTCCTACGGGCCCTACGCGCGCGCGATGGTGCGCATCTGCAAGGAGGAGTCCTTCCACCAGCGGCAGGGTTACGAGCTGCTGATGACGATGATGCGCGGCACCGACGCCCAGCGCGAGATGGTCCAGGACGCGGTGGACCGCTGGTGGTGGCCGTCCCTGATGATGTTCGGCCCGCCCGACGACGCCTCGCCCAACTCGGCGCGGTCGATGGCCTGGAAGATCAAGCGGCACAGCAACGACGAACTGCGCCGGCGCTTCGTCGACATGACCGTCCCGCAGGCCGAGAAGCTCGGCGTCACCCTGCCCGACCCGGAGCTGCGCTGGAACGAGGAGAGCGGACACCACGACTTCGGCACCCCCGACTGGGACGAGCTGATGCGCGTCATCAAGGGCGACGGCCCCTGCAACGACCGGCGGATGGAGCGGAGGCGCACCGCTCACGAGGAGGGCGCCTGGGTGCGCGAGGCGGCCACCGCCCACGCCGCCAAGCAGGCCGCCCGCGCGGAGAAGGGAGCGGCGGCATGA